Within the Natrinema pellirubrum DSM 15624 genome, the region GGTGTTGACGGCCTTCGAGGCCGCGAGGTGAAAGACGCGGTCGAAATCGCTCGTGAGCACGCCCTTGAGGGCGTCGTCATCGGTGAGATCCCGTTCGACGAGCGTCGCGCCGTCGGGGACCCACTCCGCGCGGCCGTTCGACAGGTCATCAACGATCGTGACGTCGTTGTTGGCCTCGAGGAGGCGATCAGTCAGCTGCGAGCCGATGAATCCCGCGCCACCAGTGACGAGAATCCGTTCGTTGTCCATACGTTCGCAGGGGAGGCGGGGACGGTAAACGGTTTGACTTTGCGGCAGGTATCGTACTGTCGCGCCCCCACTACTAGTATGCGGGTGGGCAGCCACCTGCAGTGTTCAGTGGTCTTGTGGCCGACGGACTCACAGTGGCGACCAATCGCATCGAATATCGGATTCAATTGGGCTGGGGCCCAGAACAGTGTCCCCACGACAGGGTCATCCGCTTCGATCTGACGGGGTCCTAGTCGCGGACGAAATGGAGGTAATCGTCGAGCGCGAGTGCAAACGGCTGCTCTGGCGGCAGCGGTTCCCACTTATATTTGTATGTAAGCCCGCGTTCGTCACCCTCGCCAGTGACAGTATGCGTCCACTGGTCGCGTGCTTCGTCGATGGTGATTGCGAAGAAATGGCGGATGTATTGCTTTGGTGGCTCGAGTGAGCGCGTCCAGATATCTGTCGTCAGATACGAGATCGTCTGCAGGGTCT harbors:
- a CDS encoding NUDIX hydrolase, with amino-acid sequence MSQRDWQHLAETAQDGQSPGTYVQKACAYITRAPGELLVFEGPEYEGLQIPKGTIEHGETPRDAVTREIEEESGLETLQTISYLTTDIWTRSLEPPKQYIRHFFAITIDEARDQWTHTVTGEGDERGLTYKYKWEPLPPEQPFALALDDYLHFVRD